One Gammaproteobacteria bacterium genomic window, CCTTACGCCGTGGCATTATTCCCTTCCTCCATAAAGCTCAACAAACGGACTCTCAATTGCTGAGCCTCCTGATCTAAAGTTGCAATATCGGCACATGCATACTCTTGCCAGAGCATTGATAATTGCAATTCAACCTCATCAAACAAAATTTCACGATTCAACCCAAAAGCATATAAATTCAAATCTTGATAAGATACTGTCAAATATTGCTGGCTCTCTTCATCTAAGATAGGCACGAGCTCCAAAGGATGACGAAATTTAACATCTAATGCTTCAAGCTGTGTAAAAACAAGCGATGACAAATCTACTGGCTCAACTCTAGTTACATCCATTAGTTTTATTGGATTTCCTTCACTATCCAAAACAAATTGCCCCGTAACTTGAATAGGCTCTTTTCGAGATTCAAGAATAGTATCTTCAACTTCAGGCAAATAAGTACACACTATTTCGCGTCGGGTTGGTGGATAAATAATTGTGAGCTGGCGTGCTGTAAAATCTATAGATTGCAACTCCCCCGTCACTGTTGTTGTCGTATCTTCGGGAGTAGCTGGAGAAAGCTTTTCCTTAATAAATCGGGTCGCTTTTTGAGATAACACCGCTGGTTGCGGTGATGTTCGTGTTGCCAAAGACAAGCTAACACCTTCTTGCTCCTTCGGCAGAAACTTCAAAATTTCTCGAAGAGCACGCTCAATCAGCCCTGAAGGCAGTAAACTCTGCAATGCTTGCTCGTCTTGGCGGCTCACCGCACTAAAGATACTTTGCATACGATCCAGAAAAAGCGAGGGGCATGCACAATCTAATATATCGTTGTCTATTCCTTCGGCCATTGGCAAAGCATAGCTACCCTCTTGTGGCACACCACACCGAATAGCATAGCGCTCACGCATAACTCTACTTGGCTTAACTCTCACACCAACATTCTGCTCCATATCTGCTGCTGCCAATAAATAGGCAACTTTTTGCATACCCAATAAAACTACAGCAAGTTGTTCAGCACGAGCTTGATGATAATCGGCTTCCCTACCTTCGAGCTTTATAAGTGCGATGAAACCCTCAGGAAGCATTTGTACGCTTGGCGTTGACTCCGTCATATAACACCCTCTTTAACTTGACTGAACTATAGTCATTTTTGTGATTTTGGCAACAGCATTTCCTCGTATAAACAAAGGGCTATCTAAAGAATATATCTATATTTGCGTCGCCTCATGCATTTGCCAACAAAAAAGGAGCCTAAGCTCCTTCTTCCGTCGCTAAAATACGCTCACTTCAAACCCAAGACATCGCGCATATCATACAAACCTGCGGAGTGCGTTTTTAACCAAGCTGCGGCACGGACAGCACCATTGGCAAAGTTCATGCGGCTGGTAGCAACATGACGAATTTCGACACGCTCGCCTTCACCCATAAAATAAACAGTATGATCGCCAACAATATCGCCACCACGAATACTTTGAAAACCGATGGTTTTACGATCACGCGCGCCTGTATGGCCTTCACGGGTATAACAAGCCACGTCATTCAAGTCACGACCTAATGCCGAAGCAACCGCCTCACCCATCATTAATGCTGTACCTGACGG contains:
- a CDS encoding 4-hydroxy-tetrahydrodipicolinate reductase translates to SPESTVANIALCRQERKGIVIGTTGLSEAQKHLLIEASHDIPIVYSGNYSVGVNVSLKLLELAAKAFGDTVDIDVLEAHHRFKVDAPSGTALMMGEAVASALGRDLNDVACYTREGHTGARDRKTIGFQSIRGGDIVGDHTVYFMGEGERVEIRHVATSRMNFANGAVRAAAWLKTHSAGLYDMRDVLGLK